The following coding sequences are from one Triticum dicoccoides isolate Atlit2015 ecotype Zavitan chromosome 4A, WEW_v2.0, whole genome shotgun sequence window:
- the LOC119285423 gene encoding RING-H2 finger protein ATL13-like, giving the protein MHAAIKYAALSPLQLPLPYLPPPVPPLLPLLSPPPPATVDAGFQSRISPKILLIVLILAVIFFVSGLLHLLVWLLFRPKPRDPGDAGSSAANATAFHGQLQQLFHLHDAGVDQSFIDALPVFLYGAVVGAGGKDPFDCAVCLCEFADDDRLRLLPKCSHAFHVECIDTWLLSHSTCPLCRCSLLADFSPCGGGCSSLVFVLESGSEGSVSGRVDRPPPAHLSLVMEQDEGCEGQTHSDVKEKDEVVVPVKLGKFRSQATEGGAGCSSNPDQDVRRCYSMGTYEYVMDQSFLLRVSVKPPAARLSKPTMDKKESFSISKIWMRGGLRRKDSSAAPSGSSSRRTSSFRLPSALQRAASDVGAPKRRAEVVSPVTESEYNVSAWDKSASGSAVDWDVESGTAAGGLRSRADEAPSFARRTLLWIRGHP; this is encoded by the coding sequence ATGCATGCTGCCATCAAGTACGCAGCCCTGTCGCCCCTGCAGCTCCCGCTCCCCTACCTGCCACCCCCAGTGCCGCCATTACTGCCGCtgctgtcgccgccgcctccggcgaCCGTCGATGCAGGCTTTCAGAGCAGGATCAGCCCCAAGATCCTTCTCATCGTCTTGATCTTGGCCGTGATCTTCTTTGTCTCCGGCCTCCTCCACTTGCTCGTCTGGTTGTTGTTCCGCCCGAAGCCGCGTGACCCTGGCGACGCCGGGAGCAGCGCCGCGAACGCGACCGCCTTCCACGGGCAGCTTCAGCAGCTGTTCCATCTCCATGACGCCGGCGTCGACCAGTCTTTCATCGACGCGCTGCCGGTATTTCTCTACGGCGCGGTCGTGGGCGCTGGAGGGAAGGACCCCTTCGACTGTGCGGTCTGCCTGTGTGAGTTCGCCGACGAcgaccgcctccgcctcctccccaagTGCAGCCACGCCTTCCACGTCGAATGCATCGACACGTGGCTTCTGTCGCACTCTACGTGCCCGCTCTGCCGCTGCAGCCTCCTGGCCGACTTCTCGCCGTGCGGCGGCGGCTGCAGCTCGCTGGTGTTTGTGCTCGAGTCTGGCTCGGAGGGCTCCGTCTCCGGCCGCGTCGACCGGCCGCCCCCTGCTCACCTCAGCCTGgtcatggagcaagacgaaggaTGTGAAGGTCAGACGCACTCGGATGTCAAGGAGAAGGACGAGGTAGTCGTCCCCGTGAAGCTcggcaagttcaggagccaggcCACGGAAGGAGGCGCGGGGTGCAGCTCCAACCCCGACCAAGATGTGAGGCGGTGCTACTCCATGGGGACCTATGAGTACGTCATGGACCAGAGCTTCCTGCTCCGTGTATCCGTGAAGCCGCCGGCGGCCAGGCTCTCGAAGCCCACGATGGACAAGAAAGAGAGCTTCTCCATCTCCAAGATATGGATGCGGGGTGGGCTGCGGAGGAAGGACAGCAGCGCGGCCCCGTCAGGCTCGTCGTCGCGCCGCACGTCGTCGTTCCGGCTCCCCTCGGCGCTCCAGCGCGCGGCGAGCGACGTCGGGGCGCCGAAGCGGCGGGCGGAGGTCGTGAGCCCCGTCACCGAGTCCGAGTACAACGTGTCGGCGTGGGACAAGAGCGCGAGCGGCAGCGCCGTGGATTGGGACGTGGAGTCCGGCACGGCCGCCGGCGGGCTGAGGTCGAGGGCGGACGAGGCGCCTTCGTTCGCGAGGCGGACGCTGCTGTGGATCAGAGGCCACCCCTGA
- the LOC119288778 gene encoding gamma-interferon-responsive lysosomal thiol protein-like — protein MASRLHHFLLLAALLLLIGGASSAGDAGNGKVRMELYYESLCPDSFQFMVDSLARVFKDGLLDAADLTLVPYGNAKVDAHGAITCQHGPEECLLNTVEACAIDAWPDVNVHFGFIICVEELAMEYKHQEWQSCFQKQGLHPKPVMECYKSEHGHKLSLKYGRQTDALVPRHTSVPWVVVDGKPLYDDFGDFVAYICKAYKGRPPKICQHKEPGRDYPTVQQAAEPGNRVGYNSGDVVLNDGVDDRTKMARADDN, from the exons ATGGCCTCCCGCCTGCACCATTTCCTCCTCCTCGCCGCGCTCCTCCTGCTGATCGGCGGCGCCTCCTCAGCGGGCGACGCGGGAAACGGGAAGGTGCGCATGGAGCTCTACTACGAGTCTCTATGCCCCGACTCATTTCAGTTCATGGTGGACAGCCTCGCCAGAGTCTTCAAGGACGGACTCCTCGATGCCGCTGACCTCACCCTGGTTCCCTACGGCAACGCCAAGGTCGACGCGCACGGCGCCATCACATGTCAG CATGGCCCCGAGGAATGCCTTCTCAACACCGTGGAGGCCTGCGCCATCGACGCCTGGCCGGACGTG AATGTGCATTTCGGCTTCATCATCTGCGTGGAGGAGCTGGCGATGGAGTACAAGCACCAGGAGTGGCAGTCGTGCTTCCAGAAGCAAGGGCTTCACCCCAAGCCTGTCATGGAGTGCTACAAGAGTGAGCATGGCCACAAG CTTTCGCTCAAGTACGGGAGACAGACAGATGCGCTCGTGCCTCGCCACACGTCCGTTCCGTGGGTGGTGGTTGATGGCAAGCCGCTGTACGAC GACTTCGGGGACTTCGTAGCTTACATCTGCAAGGCGTACAAGGGACGTCCTCCAAAGATTTGCCAACACAAAGAGCCGGGCCGTGACTATCCAACCGTGCAGCAGGCGGCGGAGCCAGGCAACCGTGTCGGCTACAACTCCGGCGATGTCGTGCTCAATGATGGCGTCGACGACAGGACTAAGATGGCGCGGGCTGATGACAATTGA
- the LOC119283456 gene encoding gamma-interferon-responsive lysosomal thiol protein-like, whose protein sequence is MAARLHHFLLLAALLLLIGRGAPSSAGAAGNGKVPVELYYESLCPSSAQFVTDRLAEALEDGLLEAADVTLVPYGNAKVGKGGTITCEHGPEECLLNTVEACAIDAWPDVVIHLHLIVVSPHGCIANQSVTLFAPLQLSLKYGKQTGALVPPLNGVPHVVVDGKPREDREFVSYVCKAYKGRPPKICHEPDRHCPTVVEAGNGVSYNPADFKLEDGVEVPRTDDN, encoded by the exons ATGGCCGCCCGCCTGCACCATTTCCTCCTCCTCGCCGCGCTCCTCCTGTTGATCGGACGCGGCGCCCCCTCCTCAGCTGGCGCGGCAGGGAACGGGAAGGTGCCCGTGGAGCTTTACTACGAGTCCCTGTGCCCCAGCTCAGCGCAGTTCGTGACGGACCGCCTCGCCGAAGCCTTGGAGGACGGCCTCCTGGAGGCCGCGGACGTGACTCTCGTCCCCTACGGCAACGCCAAGGTCGGCAAGGGCGGCACAATCACATGTGAG CATGGCCCCGAGGAATGCCTTCTCAACACGGTGGAGGCTTGCGCCATCGACGCCTGGCCGGACGTGGTAATTCATTTGCATCTCATCGTCGTCTCTCCTCACGG TTGCATTGCTAACCAGAGTGTTACGTTGTTTGCTCCACTCCAGCTTTCACTCAAGTACGGGAAACAAACTGGTGCGCTTGTGCCTCCGCTCAACGGCGTCCCACATGTGGTGGTAGATGGCAAGCCACGC GAGGACCGGGAATTCGTATCTTACGTCTGCAAGGCATACAAGGGACGTCCTCCCAAGATTTGCCATGAGCCGGACCGTCactgtccgaccgtggtggaggcaGGCAACGGTGTCAGCTACAACCCCGCCGATTTCAAGCTCGAAGACGGCGTTGAGGTGCCGCGGACTGATGACAACTGA